In the Carboxydothermus hydrogenoformans Z-2901 genome, CAAACATCAAGTAGGTAGTTATATTTCGTAACAAATTAGTTTTATTGTGCCAATAAATCAAAACACAGTTTGATAATACAAAACAAAGCAAAGAAATGTAAAGGAAGGGGGAAAGGCAGATATGGTCTGGTCCTTAAATAAAAGTAGTTGTTAATATTCTGTTCGTAAATACCAAATAATATTACTACTGCAAGGAGGGGTTTTATGCGAGTTGTTAATATGCTTGCGCAGATTGATTATGATAAGTGTATTGGATGTCAGACATGTGCTAAAGTTTGCCCGGTTTTGGCTATCAAAATTGAGAATAAAAAACCGGTAATCAATGCTGAAATGTGTAGAGGCTGTGCAGCTTGTGAGCAGAGATGTCCGCAATATGCCATAAATATGGTAAAAAGGGAAGAACCTTTTACAGTTTATGTTGATCCTTCAACAGTAGATGCAGAAAAAATTGAGGAATTATGTAAAAAAGCCCGCCTCCATCCGGAACAAATTATTTGTTATTGTACTGCGACCAGAGCTGAAGAAGTTGCGGCAGCTATTTTAAAAGGTGCTAAATCACCGGAAGAAATTTCCTTACAAACAGGTGTTCGCACAGGGTGTAAGGTCGAATGCATTGAGCCAATTTTACGGTTACTGGAAGCTGCGGGCATTACTCCTGAAAAACCAGAGGGCTATCAATGGTATGGAAGAACACCCACAGTTTGGGAAATTCCTGAAAGCGTAAAAGAAAAATATTCAAGTAGAGGGTTCTATTTTGACGAAGATATTAAATTACTGGACAAAGTTTTAGCGGCAAAAAGCAGCAGAAAGGAGGATAAGTAAATGGCTGCTAAGGTAATTCCCCCGATTAAACCAAGAGTTTCGCAATATGGTGTTGATCCCAAGTATGTGACCAAAAGAATTTCGGATTATCCGGAAATGACAAGTGTAAAGCTAAAAGAATTGTTCGCGGATACCCCGGATGTGATTTATCCTTCGGAAAAAGGGATTGCGGTGATTCGCGAAAATGTTATTAAGGCTCTGGAAAAAGTTGATATGAGCATGATAAAACCAGGTGATTCGGTTAACATCCTGGCATCCCATCATGGATTTACCTTGCTTGGCGGTGAACCCTATGCTGAGGTATTAAAGACGGTAAGGGAAGTTATTGTCGAAAGAACGGGAGCAACGGATATAAGACTGCGGGCAGGAGTTGGGTTACGCTTCAGGGAAACAGAGGAATATATTAAAGCCTTTGGTTTAGATGTAGCATTTAACGGAAAAGCCAAAGGGGTAGCTCCCATAGATAAAGGAATACCAATTGAGACCGAGATAGGAACTCTTTATGGAATTGCAGCGGTCTACGATGCGGACTGGATTGTCCATGTCCATAACAGCGACGTACGTGAAGTCCACTTCCACCGGCACGTTGACCGGGCAGTAAAGCCGTTTGGTATGTCCTATGCCCGGATAGAGACCAGATCAACGTATCACCAAAACCTTGGGCCCAGAGGAGCAAATTTCACAGCGCGGGCAATTTTTGCCTCCGAGTTCGTGCAAAGTAAATTTGCCTTTGCAACTTTCATGAATATGTCACCGGCAGGAGTAGTATCTATTGAAGCCGATAATGACCTTCTCGCTTTGAACGAAAAAATTACTGCTGATGGTTTGCGGTACTACGGGAAGATTATGACCTTGCTTGGTGAAATTGACGAATGTATAGCAGGCTTGGATTTTCCTGCACCCGTTCCGTATGTTTTTGCTGCGGGAGTAATTTTTGCTAACTTTGTTGGAGCAAACGTTGATCTTTTTGACCTGGATAACCCTCTTCCACCGTACACCTGGTATACTGAAGCTTTTTACGATAAGTCAGGGAAGCCATTAATTGAAAATGTACCCCCAGTAAATCCTGCCATTAAAATGGTTGTCCATAATTATGCCTGGGGTGGATATCCCAGCGCGTTTTTTGCCCATCAAATACCTACTGTAGTAGTTGGGCGGGAGCAAGCTGACTTGATGGACCGAGATCCGCAAAACTTGGATTATATGAAGTATGCAGTTATTGCCAGGGACTTAGATTCGGCAATGGCTTATGCTTATAAAGTAGCAAAAACGGATAAGGTTATCATTTTTGACGGGGCTGCTGGTGGTTTGAACTGTAGTGAAAGCTTGGCTGAATATTTGAAAGCAAAAGCTCCCGAAGTAAGTAGAAGAGTAGACCAGGAGTTGCTGCCCAAGTGGTTACGTCAGCGGGGGATTGATCCCAACGTTTTTAATAAATAACATTAGAGAAAATTAAACGTTGAAAAAGCTCGCTATTTAAAAAAGGTGCTCCTTTCTGTTTTAAGCACCTAATGGCGGGTTAAAAAATGCAGAAAGGAGCACCTCCATTTTTAAAATTGGATTGTGGAGGCAAATATGAATTTCAATAACTCTGGAGATATTCGCGATATCTTATTTTCTAAAATAATGCAAAAGCATTTCACAGCTCAGATTAAAGCTGAAAATGGCGGGATTATTGCTGGTGCCCAAAATGCATATAATGCTTTGAAACAACTTGGTTTAGAAATCGAATATTTTGTTTATGACGGAACGGAAGTCCAGCCGGAAACAGTTATTGCCCGTTTTAAAGGAAATCCCAAACAAATTGCGCAAGCGGAAGAAGTAGTAATGGGTTATTTAATGAAAACTTCCGGGATTGCTACTGCCACCCGGAGGGCGATTAATTTAGCCGAAGGCAAGATCAGGATTGTTTCCGGGGCATGGAAAAAGATGCCTTCCGAAATGAAGCAATTAGTAAGGGAAGCGATTGCTGTTGGTGGCGGAGCTTTTCGCATACTTGATGTTCCCTTTGTTTATTTGGACAAGAATTATATTCGCATGTTTGGAAGTATCGTTGAAGCATTAAAGAGTGCCCAGGTATTTGGTGATAGGTATAAAGTAGTTCAGTTAAGAGGCGAAATGAAAGACATTAAAGAGGAAGCAATTGAAGCGGCTACAAATGGAGCTTATGTGCTCATGGTAGATACAGGCAAAATTTCTGACGTTAAAATTGTTAATAGTACGTTGGAAGAGCTTGGGCTAAGAAAAGAAAAGCTTGTAGCTTTTGCAGGAGGAGTAAAAATTAATGCTATTCCTAGTTATATTGGTTTAGGGATAGATATTCTCGATATAGGATCCGAAATAGTTGATGCGCCACTAATGGATATGAAATTAGATGTAATAAGCGAAGGAAAGGAGGGAGAGGATGGAACTTAACCTTTTAGAAAAGACAGAACTGTGGATTGAAAATATCAAATTACAAAATGCTAATTTATCAACAATTGCCGAAGTTGTGGCCGATGTTCTTGAAATCCCGAAGGATAAAGTACTTGTGGTGGATGTCAGGGAAAATCATATTACTTTAGACATTTTACAAAAAACAATTCAGGCTGAACAGGTATTTGGCAAAAAGCAACAATTATTAAAAAAGCTGTCGGAAATACCGGGAGTTAATATCGTACCGGAAACTGACATTCATTCGGAAGGCATATTGGGCTTTATTTCCCTTGATGAATCCGAGGTACCTCAGGTTTTAGCGAGAACCGAAAAGATTGTTGATGAAATAAAAATGAAGATTGCGAAAAGAGTTATTGTTTTCCCGACAGGTTTTGAAGTTAAAAGGGGAATGATTGCTGATACCAATACCCCGTATATTATACAGCGGATGACCGAAGCTGGTTATAAAGTAACTAAGGGAGAAATTCTGGATGATTCTGCTGATTATATTGCAGCGAAGTTAAATGATGCCGTAAATTCTGGCTACGGATTAATAATTACTACTGGGGGTATTGGAGCTGAAGATAAAGACAGGACGGTTGAGGGAGTTTTACTTGTAGACCCGCAAGCAGCAACTCCTTATATTGTTAAGTACCAGCAAGGAACGGGACGCCATGAAAAAAATGGCGTGCGAATTGCTGTTGGTATGGTGGGAAACAGTTTAATTGTCTCTCTGCCAGGGCCACATGATGAAGTTAAATTAGCTCTGGATGTGCTTATAAGGGCTCTTGATGAGGGGAAAAGCAAGGAAGAAATTGCCCAGGAAATTGCCGGTGTTTTGCGGGCTAAATTGCAAGCGGCAGGTTTTAAACATCATTAAAATAAATTAAGAGGAGGGAGAATATGGATAAAACTGCTTTACAAGTAGCAGCGGAAGCGCTCTGGAAAGCCTGTCAAGAAAGAAAAGCATTAGAACAGCCTTTAACGGAAATTTATCCTGATATTACTATTACGGATGCTTACCAGATTCAGTTAATTAATGTAGACAAGAAAAAAGCTCTGGGACGTAAAGTTGTTGGTAAAAAAATAGGTTTAACCAGCCGGGCAATGCAGCAAATGTTAGGAGTTCATGAGCCGGATTACGGGCATGTAACTGATGACATGATTGGCGATGAAGAGGTTGCTATTTCTCGTTCCAAATTATTGCAACCCAAAATTGAAGCGGAAATTGCTTTTGTTTTAAAGGACAGGCTTGTAGGTCCTGGAGTTACTTTAACGAAAGTATTGCAAGCGACAGCAGGAGTAATTCCAGTATTTGAAATAATTGATAGCCGGATTAAAGACTGGAAGATTAAGATTCAGGATACTATTGCCGATAATGCTTCCAGTGCGATGGTTGTTTTAGGAAGTAAATTAATACCGGTAGATCAGGTTAATCTTAAATATGTTGGGTTAGTATTAGAAAAAAATGGAGAGATTATTGATACCGCGGCCGGAGCTGCGGTTTTAGGGCACCCTGCATTAGCTGTTGCCTGGCTTGCCAATAAACTTTCCGAGTTTGGTATTGCCTTGGAACCGGGGGAGATTATTTTATCCGGTTCGCTGACTAAAGCGTATGAAGTTACCGGTAATGACCATTTTGTTGCCAATTTCGGGCCTCTTGGTTCGGTTAAAGTAAAATTTACTGATTAACGATTAAAAATTAATACGGCAAAGGAGTGAAGCAAATGTCGAACAAAATTAAAGCTGCCATTATCGGTCCTGGCAATATCGGGATGGATTTAATGTTTAAATTAATGAGAAGTAAATATATTGATGTTGACACAGTTGTTGGCATTATTCCGGAATCGGAAGGATTGGCATTGGCTAGAAAGCATGGAAAGAAGACTAGTGCTGAAGGAATAAAAGCAATTTTAGGAAATAAGGATATTAAAATCGTTTTTGATGCTACCAGTGCCAAAGCTCATTTAAAACACGCTCCTTTATTAGAACAAGATGGTAAAATTGCTATCGACCTGACACCTGCAGCAGTTGGTCCTTATTGTGTTCCTGCAGTAACTATGGAGGAACAATTAAATTG is a window encoding:
- a CDS encoding (2Fe-2S)-binding protein, giving the protein MRVVNMLAQIDYDKCIGCQTCAKVCPVLAIKIENKKPVINAEMCRGCAACEQRCPQYAINMVKREEPFTVYVDPSTVDAEKIEELCKKARLHPEQIICYCTATRAEEVAAAILKGAKSPEEISLQTGVRTGCKVECIEPILRLLEAAGITPEKPEGYQWYGRTPTVWEIPESVKEKYSSRGFYFDEDIKLLDKVLAAKSSRKEDK
- a CDS encoding nicotinate-nucleotide pyrophosphorylase — protein: MNFNNSGDIRDILFSKIMQKHFTAQIKAENGGIIAGAQNAYNALKQLGLEIEYFVYDGTEVQPETVIARFKGNPKQIAQAEEVVMGYLMKTSGIATATRRAINLAEGKIRIVSGAWKKMPSEMKQLVREAIAVGGGAFRILDVPFVYLDKNYIRMFGSIVEALKSAQVFGDRYKVVQLRGEMKDIKEEAIEAATNGAYVLMVDTGKISDVKIVNSTLEELGLRKEKLVAFAGGVKINAIPSYIGLGIDILDIGSEIVDAPLMDMKLDVISEGKEGEDGT
- a CDS encoding molybdopterin-binding protein, encoding MELNLLEKTELWIENIKLQNANLSTIAEVVADVLEIPKDKVLVVDVRENHITLDILQKTIQAEQVFGKKQQLLKKLSEIPGVNIVPETDIHSEGILGFISLDESEVPQVLARTEKIVDEIKMKIAKRVIVFPTGFEVKRGMIADTNTPYIIQRMTEAGYKVTKGEILDDSADYIAAKLNDAVNSGYGLIITTGGIGAEDKDRTVEGVLLVDPQAATPYIVKYQQGTGRHEKNGVRIAVGMVGNSLIVSLPGPHDEVKLALDVLIRALDEGKSKEEIAQEIAGVLRAKLQAAGFKHH
- a CDS encoding 2-keto-4-pentenoate hydratase is translated as MDKTALQVAAEALWKACQERKALEQPLTEIYPDITITDAYQIQLINVDKKKALGRKVVGKKIGLTSRAMQQMLGVHEPDYGHVTDDMIGDEEVAISRSKLLQPKIEAEIAFVLKDRLVGPGVTLTKVLQATAGVIPVFEIIDSRIKDWKIKIQDTIADNASSAMVVLGSKLIPVDQVNLKYVGLVLEKNGEIIDTAAGAAVLGHPALAVAWLANKLSEFGIALEPGEIILSGSLTKAYEVTGNDHFVANFGPLGSVKVKFTD